In a single window of the Candidatus Polarisedimenticolia bacterium genome:
- a CDS encoding amylo-alpha-1,6-glucosidase: protein MSDSRTGEDFLRIGSAAGEAKHLPELATRGERDTQREWLESDGLGGYASGVVAGPRTRRYHALLLASARPPAERFVLVNGLDAWVETPSGSFPISTQCYAPDVENPRGYERLVSFTDDPWPRWTFDLHDGTTLEQELFVRHEVPVTCLRWRLLTSTGRTRLTIRPFFSGRHMHELQSENDAFRFEPEAAAPGRLLWIPYPGGIPGIGVQFNGGYEHEPEWYRGFLYWEERARGLDYLEDLASPGKFRFDLSEKEAVMILSAENLEQSPGPTKRGAMVAFEGYRRAEQKRRADFPTRLHRSADAYLVRRGRGRTLIAGYPWFSDWGRDTFIALRGLCLAAGCLREAREILIEWSGAVSAGMLPNRFPDRGELPEYNSVDASLWYIVAVHDLMQATRVRRGRLGPSEQKRLKDAVEAILEGYTYGTRFGIVCDEDGLLRCGEPGVQLTWMDAKIGDWVVTPRIGKPVEVQALWLNALAIGTTFSKRWEETLQRGKTAFEARFWNEERGFLYDVVDVGHRPGVNDPTFRPNQIYAVGGLPLALLDGEKARRVVTAVETRLLTPLGLRSLAPGEIGYSPRYFGGVLERDAAYHQGTAWPYLIGPFVEAWVRVHGGSPTAVSEARERYLNPLLAQIGATGLGHLSEIADAEPPHTPRGCPFQAWSLGEALRLRDQVLASAVPYNPLRTRRRVPVSAPTP, encoded by the coding sequence GGCCGGGCCCCGCACCCGGCGCTATCACGCGCTTCTTCTCGCCTCGGCCCGCCCGCCGGCCGAGCGCTTCGTCCTGGTGAACGGACTCGACGCATGGGTCGAGACTCCCAGCGGATCCTTTCCGATCTCGACGCAGTGCTACGCTCCCGACGTCGAGAATCCGCGCGGCTACGAACGGCTGGTTTCGTTCACCGACGATCCCTGGCCGCGCTGGACCTTCGACTTGCACGACGGCACGACCCTGGAGCAGGAGCTGTTCGTCCGGCACGAGGTTCCCGTCACCTGCCTGCGCTGGCGGCTGCTCACCTCCACCGGTAGGACACGGCTGACAATCCGTCCCTTCTTCTCGGGCCGCCACATGCACGAGCTGCAGAGCGAGAACGACGCCTTCCGGTTCGAGCCCGAGGCGGCGGCGCCGGGGCGGCTCCTCTGGATACCCTACCCCGGGGGAATCCCCGGGATCGGCGTGCAGTTCAACGGCGGCTACGAGCACGAGCCCGAGTGGTATCGCGGCTTCCTTTACTGGGAGGAGCGTGCCCGGGGCCTGGACTACCTGGAAGATCTCGCCTCTCCGGGAAAGTTCCGCTTCGACCTCTCGGAGAAAGAGGCGGTCATGATCCTTTCGGCCGAGAATCTGGAGCAGTCTCCCGGCCCCACCAAGCGCGGCGCCATGGTCGCCTTCGAGGGGTACCGGCGCGCCGAGCAGAAGCGACGAGCGGATTTTCCGACCCGATTGCATCGCTCCGCCGACGCCTACCTCGTGAGGCGCGGCCGCGGTCGGACCCTGATCGCCGGTTACCCCTGGTTCTCCGACTGGGGGCGGGACACCTTCATCGCGCTGCGCGGCCTTTGCCTCGCCGCGGGATGCCTTCGGGAGGCCCGCGAAATCCTGATCGAATGGTCCGGCGCCGTGTCGGCCGGCATGCTGCCGAACCGTTTCCCCGACCGTGGCGAGCTCCCCGAGTACAACTCGGTGGACGCTTCTCTCTGGTACATCGTCGCCGTGCATGACCTGATGCAGGCCACCCGGGTGCGGCGCGGCCGGCTTGGACCCTCGGAGCAGAAGCGGCTCAAGGACGCCGTGGAGGCGATCCTGGAGGGCTACACCTACGGCACACGTTTCGGGATCGTCTGCGACGAGGACGGCTTGCTGCGCTGCGGCGAGCCGGGAGTCCAGCTCACCTGGATGGATGCCAAGATCGGAGACTGGGTGGTCACGCCGCGCATCGGCAAGCCGGTGGAGGTGCAGGCGCTCTGGCTCAATGCGCTGGCCATCGGCACGACCTTCTCGAAGCGCTGGGAGGAGACGCTGCAGCGCGGCAAGACCGCCTTCGAAGCGCGCTTCTGGAACGAGGAACGCGGATTCCTGTACGACGTCGTCGACGTGGGTCATCGGCCGGGGGTGAACGATCCCACCTTCCGGCCCAACCAGATCTACGCCGTCGGAGGGCTCCCGCTGGCGCTGCTCGATGGTGAGAAGGCGCGCCGTGTGGTGACCGCCGTCGAGACTCGATTGCTCACCCCGCTGGGGCTGCGCTCTCTCGCTCCCGGCGAGATAGGCTATTCCCCGCGCTACTTCGGGGGCGTCCTCGAGCGTGACGCCGCCTACCATCAGGGGACCGCCTGGCCCTACTTGATCGGGCCCTTCGTCGAGGCCTGGGTGCGGGTTCATGGCGGATCCCCCACCGCCGTCTCCGAAGCGCGCGAGCGCTACCTCAACCCCCTGCTCGCCCAAATCGGCGCCACCGGATTGGGCCATCTCTCCGAGATTGCCGACGCCGAGCCGCCCCACACGCCGCGCGGCTGCCCCTTCCAGGCATGGTCGCTCGGCGAAGCGCTGCGGCTGCGCGACCAGGTGCTGGCATCGGCCGTTCCCTACAATCCCCTCCGCACGCGCCGCCGCGTTCCGGTTTCCGCTCCGACT